The following are encoded together in the Proteiniphilum saccharofermentans genome:
- a CDS encoding PhoPQ-activated pathogenicity-related family protein, producing MKRLLFILAVCFCFVVGYAQQAITPETALNAYLHNDDPTWGWEVRNTYQMDDTEVYSLLFISQKWHGMLWKHELIIFVPQSVKQDGALLFIDGGSVNDGIPKFSKEDNALFMFLSALANRNNALVCVLKQVPNQPLYGGLKEDALISYTLNEFRKDKDYSWPLLFPMTKTAYKAMDAVQEFATQQLDQKINRFLVSGASKRGWTTWLTGALQDPRVEAIAPMVIEMLNMPASLDYQKQVYGEYSEEINDYVNLEIPQAIHSEFGNAVVQMIDPYSYREKLTMPKMIFMGTNDPYWVVDAIKHYINDIPGHNLLHYVPNAGHGLGDKIQAFGALSSFFAHMLNKTDYPTCEWNLTGKGKNIDLKVKASPDNLVGATLWKSVSDSRDFRKATWTKSDIQLNAKNRSAVDIRIQYPKKGFQAFYVDLVYKDPYGDEYTVSTRTFVSDNKKVFVE from the coding sequence ATGAAGAGACTACTGTTTATTTTAGCTGTCTGTTTTTGTTTTGTTGTGGGTTATGCCCAACAAGCGATTACACCTGAAACTGCGCTGAATGCTTATCTCCACAATGATGATCCTACATGGGGATGGGAAGTGCGGAACACATACCAAATGGATGACACAGAGGTCTATTCCTTACTGTTCATCTCTCAGAAATGGCATGGGATGCTATGGAAGCATGAACTCATTATCTTTGTCCCGCAGTCTGTAAAACAGGATGGAGCACTCCTGTTTATTGACGGAGGGTCGGTAAATGATGGCATTCCAAAATTTTCGAAAGAGGATAATGCCTTGTTCATGTTCCTCTCGGCCCTGGCTAACCGAAATAATGCCCTTGTATGTGTATTAAAGCAGGTGCCCAATCAACCCCTTTATGGCGGTTTGAAAGAAGATGCATTGATCTCCTATACGCTCAATGAGTTCAGGAAAGACAAAGATTATTCCTGGCCGTTGTTGTTTCCGATGACCAAAACGGCTTACAAAGCCATGGATGCGGTACAGGAATTTGCCACCCAACAGTTGGACCAGAAGATAAATCGCTTCCTTGTTTCTGGAGCATCGAAGAGGGGATGGACCACCTGGCTTACCGGGGCGCTTCAGGATCCACGTGTGGAAGCAATCGCACCCATGGTGATTGAAATGCTGAATATGCCGGCCAGCCTGGATTATCAGAAACAGGTATACGGGGAATACAGTGAAGAGATCAATGATTATGTCAATCTGGAGATCCCGCAGGCAATCCACAGTGAATTTGGAAACGCTGTGGTACAGATGATAGACCCTTATTCCTACCGCGAAAAACTGACAATGCCCAAAATGATCTTTATGGGGACAAATGACCCTTATTGGGTTGTGGACGCCATTAAACATTATATCAACGATATTCCGGGGCATAATCTGTTGCATTACGTTCCCAATGCAGGCCACGGTTTGGGAGATAAGATACAGGCTTTTGGAGCGCTCAGTTCATTTTTCGCGCATATGTTGAACAAGACGGATTATCCTACCTGTGAGTGGAACCTGACGGGGAAAGGTAAAAATATTGACCTGAAGGTAAAAGCCTCTCCCGATAACTTGGTAGGGGCTACCCTATGGAAATCGGTCTCGGACAGCAGGGATTTCCGTAAAGCTACCTGGACTAAAAGTGATATACAGCTTAATGCCAAGAACAGGTCGGCTGTCGACATAAGGATCCAATATCCGAAAAAAGGATTCCAAGCCTTTTATGTGGACCTGGTCTATAAAGATCCCTATGGTGACGAGTATACGGTCAGTACACGGACCTTTGTCTCGGATAATAAAAAAGTATTTGTAGAGTAA
- a CDS encoding polysaccharide deacetylase family protein encodes MRGILILGLLFFIGSLSAQTLAERLGYKKTDKLLIINNDDAGMCHAANTATIEGMENGFISSATIMMPCSWSNEIVKYAKENPDKGFGVHLTLTSEWKNYRWGTVAPRNEVPGLYDEQGYMWKGVMEVYKASNTEEALIEGRAQIRKALDAGVPVTHIDSHMGTYQYSPDYMYVYLQLAEEFNLPVRMPSQSTLDNMGAPPFRDICKEKGIIHPDYFIHEELQNYKTENLEEFWTEYIKNIQPGVTEIYIHAATEGDEIRAITGSAPKRIKELEFFTSDRFRQLIEKEGIIVISYHPLFELQRKK; translated from the coding sequence ATGAGAGGAATTCTTATACTGGGTTTATTGTTTTTTATAGGAAGCCTGTCCGCCCAAACGTTGGCAGAACGTCTGGGATATAAAAAAACGGATAAACTGCTAATTATCAACAATGACGATGCCGGTATGTGCCATGCTGCCAATACCGCTACGATTGAAGGAATGGAGAATGGGTTTATCAGCTCGGCTACCATCATGATGCCCTGTTCCTGGTCGAATGAGATCGTAAAGTATGCGAAAGAAAATCCGGATAAAGGATTTGGTGTACATCTCACATTGACCTCGGAATGGAAGAACTACAGATGGGGTACGGTAGCGCCGCGCAATGAAGTCCCGGGGTTATATGACGAGCAGGGATATATGTGGAAAGGTGTAATGGAAGTATATAAAGCCTCCAATACCGAAGAAGCCTTGATTGAAGGCAGGGCGCAGATCCGCAAGGCGCTGGATGCCGGGGTACCGGTCACCCATATCGACTCCCATATGGGAACCTATCAGTATTCACCGGACTATATGTACGTCTACCTGCAATTGGCAGAAGAGTTTAACCTGCCGGTACGTATGCCGTCGCAATCCACACTGGACAATATGGGAGCACCTCCTTTCAGGGATATCTGTAAGGAGAAAGGAATTATTCATCCCGATTACTTTATTCACGAGGAGCTGCAAAACTACAAAACAGAAAACCTGGAGGAGTTCTGGACAGAGTATATTAAGAATATACAGCCCGGAGTGACGGAAATTTATATTCATGCGGCCACGGAAGGAGACGAGATACGGGCGATCACCGGTTCTGCTCCCAAACGCATAAAGGAATTGGAGTTTTTTACCAGTGACCGGTTCAGGCAATTGATTGAAAAAGAGGGTATCATTGTTATCAGTTACCATCCCTTGTTTGAATTACAAAGAAAAAAATGA
- a CDS encoding neutral/alkaline non-lysosomal ceramidase N-terminal domain-containing protein — translation MKIIKIIGISLLVLLLLACIYSYTNMRDRHPGYSIDLKIESKEPGVMRAGFAAVTITPEYMEPWNDVDSNARYEPKKGDTYEDLNGNGKFDTYWIAGFGNRVAAQGVHDDLWARTMVLDDGNTRLAVVAVDVIGMFHPMVIDIRKMLPEEAGITYLVITSTHTHEAPDLLGLWGESPFKSGVDKEWKEYIKKRVVQSVVEAVDALRPAHFRFSQNLTEGMVTLKDTREPYVFDEGLRMMQVTDAETSQTLGTLIQWANHPETLWSKNLLISSDFPHYLREAVEKGVYHGDSLVREGVGGVALYVNGALGGLMTTHASMEIHDPFRDTVYVEPSFDKIRAQGDTLGLIILRTMEEKAVEVREAGINLRAKTFELPLKNKLFRLAAAIGIMDADMTGWMKKRTEAAVWSIGPAGFITFPGELYPEILNGGVVALPGRDFPVDPQETPPLRDLMQGEFRFGIGLANDEIGYIIPKSQWDVKEPYVYRDKPYYGEQNSLGPETAPLLYRELRQLLEELPVTPPLPSVIEQARDALLERIISEIPAGKLNELTHQQLLGMITEEEKEIFANDHWRFTVDNPALVSVMRHKGQEIVPFWLEEKGFHKTDMSVSNENYDYEVWQKEFPAGEINLGINGFDLHRVVYFVTIGPVAGNQMPKILHHFPARWKVIPMEKGAYTYNDWDELVIEQLPEELEGHILFTTIRGRAREAAILNSFRETAYPASPEADQIVLTWCDDPATTQAIQWRTDTSVDKMTIRYRSKESDKQEFSEAPASQQLLSDKYIHNNPVVKHWEVNITGLQTDNEYIYQIYNSDSGKESPVYTFRTAPGEKSSFTFIHLGDTHNDDIVETVLKQAVKEVPDAAFLVHSGDHVNTGLFRDLWDKYLHSGRDVFPRFSFVPTLGNHDSQDGLPPTLYTQLFMLPQDKACGLSPGRNYTFSYGDARFFMIDATGDVEKIACWLEKELRQTKEKWKIAVTHFPPYVEDNSYPDIRKSWCSLFDQYRVDLVLSGHIHQYFRSYPIYNEQVVTEPKNGTIYLSSVVVEPRKPEPPSEKYNEVYANKGGLFQVIRVDTNTLNFISKRFDGTIIDQFSLRK, via the coding sequence ATGAAAATAATAAAAATCATAGGGATCTCGTTGCTGGTGTTGCTTCTCCTGGCTTGTATTTACAGTTACACCAATATGCGCGACCGTCATCCGGGATATAGTATCGACCTGAAAATCGAAAGTAAGGAGCCGGGAGTCATGCGTGCCGGCTTTGCTGCGGTTACGATCACGCCTGAGTATATGGAACCGTGGAACGATGTGGATAGTAATGCACGTTATGAGCCGAAGAAAGGAGATACCTATGAGGATCTGAACGGAAACGGGAAATTCGATACCTACTGGATCGCCGGTTTCGGAAACCGGGTTGCTGCACAGGGTGTGCATGACGACTTGTGGGCGCGGACAATGGTGCTGGATGATGGCAATACCCGCCTTGCAGTGGTGGCGGTGGATGTGATTGGTATGTTTCACCCGATGGTAATCGATATCCGGAAAATGTTGCCGGAAGAAGCAGGCATCACCTATCTGGTGATTACATCCACCCACACCCATGAAGCCCCGGACCTGCTGGGACTTTGGGGTGAGTCACCCTTCAAGAGCGGTGTGGACAAAGAGTGGAAAGAGTATATAAAGAAACGGGTAGTCCAATCTGTCGTGGAGGCCGTGGATGCATTGCGTCCTGCCCATTTCCGTTTTTCCCAGAACCTCACGGAGGGGATGGTGACGCTGAAAGACACGCGTGAACCTTATGTTTTTGACGAAGGCCTCAGAATGATGCAGGTCACCGATGCCGAAACCTCACAAACGCTTGGGACACTGATCCAATGGGCCAACCATCCCGAAACATTGTGGAGTAAAAACCTGCTTATCTCCTCCGATTTTCCCCACTATCTGAGGGAAGCCGTCGAGAAAGGAGTCTATCACGGAGACAGCCTTGTCAGAGAGGGGGTCGGCGGCGTTGCCCTTTATGTAAACGGGGCACTGGGTGGATTAATGACTACCCATGCCAGCATGGAGATACATGATCCGTTTCGCGATACGGTGTATGTAGAGCCGTCGTTCGATAAGATACGTGCCCAGGGAGATACCCTTGGATTGATCATACTCCGTACGATGGAGGAAAAGGCTGTTGAAGTGAGAGAAGCAGGCATCAACCTACGTGCGAAGACGTTCGAACTTCCCCTGAAAAATAAGCTGTTCCGCCTTGCTGCCGCTATCGGGATAATGGATGCGGATATGACCGGATGGATGAAAAAGCGTACCGAAGCTGCTGTATGGAGCATCGGGCCGGCCGGTTTTATCACTTTCCCGGGAGAACTCTATCCGGAGATATTGAACGGAGGGGTAGTAGCCCTTCCCGGCCGGGATTTTCCGGTCGATCCTCAAGAAACGCCACCTCTGCGTGACCTGATGCAGGGAGAGTTCCGTTTTGGCATCGGTCTTGCCAATGACGAGATCGGATATATAATCCCCAAAAGCCAGTGGGATGTGAAGGAGCCGTATGTATACCGGGACAAGCCTTACTACGGTGAACAGAATTCGCTCGGTCCCGAGACTGCTCCACTTTTATATAGAGAATTGCGCCAACTTCTGGAGGAGTTACCCGTTACTCCCCCACTCCCTTCTGTGATCGAACAGGCGAGGGATGCACTGTTGGAACGGATTATTTCTGAAATTCCGGCAGGGAAATTGAACGAGTTGACCCATCAGCAACTATTGGGAATGATCACTGAAGAGGAAAAAGAGATCTTCGCCAATGATCATTGGCGTTTTACAGTTGATAATCCTGCCCTGGTGTCGGTAATGCGTCATAAAGGGCAGGAAATCGTTCCTTTCTGGCTGGAGGAAAAGGGATTCCACAAGACCGATATGTCGGTATCCAACGAAAATTACGACTATGAAGTATGGCAAAAGGAGTTTCCTGCTGGAGAGATTAACCTCGGGATCAATGGATTTGACCTGCACCGGGTGGTCTATTTTGTGACGATCGGTCCGGTTGCCGGAAATCAGATGCCAAAAATTTTGCATCATTTCCCCGCCAGATGGAAAGTGATCCCGATGGAAAAAGGAGCTTATACCTATAACGACTGGGATGAATTGGTGATCGAACAACTACCCGAAGAGCTTGAAGGGCATATTCTCTTTACCACTATACGGGGACGTGCACGTGAAGCCGCCATATTGAATTCTTTCCGGGAGACAGCCTATCCAGCATCACCTGAAGCGGACCAGATTGTACTGACCTGGTGTGATGACCCGGCTACTACACAGGCGATCCAGTGGAGAACCGATACTTCGGTCGATAAAATGACGATTCGTTATAGGAGTAAAGAGAGTGATAAGCAGGAATTCTCGGAGGCACCGGCTTCACAACAACTGCTTAGCGATAAGTATATCCACAACAACCCCGTTGTAAAACATTGGGAAGTAAATATTACAGGTTTACAGACTGATAATGAGTATATTTATCAGATATATAATTCGGATAGCGGGAAAGAGAGTCCGGTTTATACATTCCGTACAGCACCCGGGGAAAAATCGTCATTCACCTTTATCCATCTGGGTGATACCCATAACGACGATATCGTGGAAACGGTGCTGAAACAGGCAGTGAAAGAAGTGCCGGATGCCGCATTCCTGGTACATTCGGGAGACCATGTAAATACCGGGTTGTTCAGGGACCTATGGGATAAATACCTACATTCCGGAAGGGATGTTTTTCCCCGATTCTCTTTTGTTCCCACTCTGGGCAACCACGACAGCCAGGATGGCCTGCCGCCTACGCTTTATACGCAACTGTTTATGTTGCCTCAAGACAAAGCCTGCGGCCTCTCTCCCGGACGCAATTATACTTTCTCCTACGGGGATGCACGTTTTTTTATGATCGATGCTACAGGTGATGTAGAGAAGATCGCCTGCTGGCTGGAAAAAGAACTCAGACAGACCAAAGAGAAGTGGAAAATAGCTGTCACCCACTTTCCTCCTTATGTGGAGGATAACTCCTACCCCGACATACGCAAATCATGGTGTTCACTGTTCGACCAATATCGGGTCGATCTGGTATTGTCGGGACATATCCATCAGTATTTCCGCTCCTACCCCATTTATAATGAGCAGGTTGTAACTGAACCGAAGAACGGAACGATCTATCTCTCTTCGGTAGTGGTCGAACCTCGCAAACCTGAACCGCCATCCGAAAAGTACAATGAAGTGTATGCCAATAAGGGAGGATTGTTTCAGGTTATCCGTGTCGATACCAATACCCTCAATTTTATATCCAAACGATTTGACGGCACGATCATAGATCAGTTTTCACTCAGGAAATAA
- a CDS encoding ligand-binding sensor domain-containing protein, whose translation MKLSQIGIFLCLLFVKPVSAGTVSPVKDEPYAVPVSVKYTLSPKWKDVHFKKVVADGDNSIFILTDAGLFRDFPGEMISKDLLYASLADKYPVDICIQEGTGYLYYLYPDRFLTNKHAGAICSLLPENKYRHIAVNSNDDVLLVGEQAGVLYNRNTKIRELGIPHSELIRLYVSDDQFWYLSATGIYLLNHDKWVKIHSGNNLTAMAFNRDKIAVGTTDGYYVIDRNGKIVEPHNNRLPVPVINHMLTVDGKYWFATDQGAFVKQPERFDYYASERWLDQDKVIDMAADNDGNLYFLTPTGLNKVQFEQETLAEKAEFMQDNLRKYHLRYGFSAASRLVDPDDPTTMRLDDDDNDGLWTSFYLGSQAFRYAVTKEEKAKEYVWESFEAFERLLTIHPIEGFSARTFERTGYIAGDTIPWRPAPDKNWWWKGTTSTDEFVGYLFITSVIDQFAAQTPEEKKRVADYFDAIMTHIITNDYYFIDYDGKPTLWGRWNPEYVNSFATTQFDRRLNSTLTITGLQLAYKLTGKDIYKSEAFRMMEEHGYLDNMKIPMGNIRFTSGFQHQGITMGEDWNHSDDEMAFLTYWVLYHYAFDDTLKQEYAKMIRDHWEIEKPERNALWNLLAYGTSGDIDLESTIWYLQGFPKDRNRYVVKNSHRKDLEFLPKDIHTNFREQTTTELLPKRERPLNRHNNNEFIIDGGRGAHQQLTGDEFLLPYWMARFLSVIQ comes from the coding sequence ATGAAATTAAGCCAAATAGGCATTTTCCTATGCCTTTTGTTTGTAAAACCTGTTTCCGCAGGAACAGTCTCGCCGGTAAAGGACGAACCTTATGCCGTCCCGGTATCGGTGAAGTATACATTATCTCCGAAATGGAAAGATGTCCACTTCAAGAAAGTTGTGGCAGATGGGGATAACAGTATTTTCATATTGACCGATGCCGGCCTGTTCCGTGATTTTCCGGGTGAAATGATTTCCAAGGATCTCCTGTATGCCTCCCTGGCAGATAAATATCCTGTCGATATTTGTATCCAGGAAGGGACTGGTTATCTCTATTATCTGTATCCCGACCGTTTCCTTACCAATAAACATGCCGGAGCAATATGCAGCCTGCTGCCTGAAAACAAATACAGACACATTGCTGTAAATAGCAATGATGATGTGTTGTTGGTAGGAGAGCAGGCGGGTGTATTGTATAACCGAAACACGAAGATCAGAGAGTTAGGTATTCCACATAGTGAATTGATTAGGTTGTATGTATCGGATGATCAATTCTGGTATTTATCTGCTACAGGTATCTATTTGCTTAACCATGATAAATGGGTAAAAATCCATTCCGGTAATAACCTGACAGCAATGGCATTCAATAGAGATAAGATAGCTGTGGGTACAACTGATGGCTATTATGTGATTGACCGGAACGGAAAAATCGTTGAACCTCACAATAACAGGCTTCCTGTCCCCGTTATTAACCATATGTTGACCGTGGATGGAAAGTATTGGTTTGCAACGGATCAGGGCGCTTTTGTAAAACAACCGGAACGGTTCGACTATTATGCTTCTGAACGCTGGCTCGATCAGGACAAGGTCATAGATATGGCCGCGGATAACGACGGAAACCTTTACTTTTTAACTCCGACCGGTTTGAATAAGGTGCAGTTTGAACAGGAAACACTGGCTGAAAAAGCGGAGTTTATGCAGGACAACCTGCGCAAGTATCATCTCCGTTATGGTTTCTCAGCCGCTTCGCGGTTGGTCGACCCGGACGATCCTACCACCATGCGCCTCGACGATGATGACAATGACGGTTTATGGACCTCATTCTATCTGGGAAGTCAGGCATTCCGTTATGCCGTCACCAAAGAGGAAAAAGCCAAAGAGTATGTATGGGAATCATTCGAGGCTTTTGAAAGATTACTGACTATCCATCCCATAGAGGGATTTTCGGCAAGGACATTCGAACGGACAGGTTATATCGCCGGAGATACAATCCCCTGGAGGCCTGCACCCGATAAGAACTGGTGGTGGAAGGGAACGACCAGCACCGATGAATTCGTGGGTTATCTGTTTATTACTTCCGTAATAGACCAGTTTGCCGCACAGACGCCGGAAGAAAAAAAACGGGTAGCAGACTATTTCGATGCTATCATGACCCATATCATCACCAACGATTATTATTTTATCGATTATGATGGTAAACCTACGCTTTGGGGCAGATGGAATCCCGAATATGTGAACTCTTTTGCTACCACGCAGTTCGACCGCAGGTTGAACAGCACATTGACCATTACGGGGTTGCAATTGGCATATAAACTCACAGGAAAAGATATCTATAAGAGTGAGGCGTTTCGTATGATGGAAGAACATGGATATCTGGATAATATGAAAATACCGATGGGTAATATCCGTTTTACCTCAGGATTCCAACACCAGGGAATCACCATGGGAGAGGACTGGAACCATTCTGATGATGAGATGGCATTCCTTACCTATTGGGTGTTATACCATTATGCGTTTGATGATACGTTAAAGCAGGAATATGCGAAAATGATACGTGATCATTGGGAGATTGAGAAACCCGAACGCAATGCACTCTGGAATCTCCTGGCCTATGGAACATCGGGTGATATCGATCTGGAATCTACCATCTGGTATCTGCAAGGGTTTCCCAAAGATCGTAACCGTTATGTGGTAAAAAACTCACACCGGAAAGACCTGGAATTTCTGCCGAAAGATATTCATACCAACTTTAGGGAGCAGACAACTACCGAACTTCTTCCTAAAAGGGAACGGCCGCTGAACAGGCATAATAATAATGAGTTTATTATTGACGGGGGGCGGGGAGCGCACCAGCAACTTACCGGTGATGAATTCCTGTTGCCCTACTGGATGGCGCGTTTCTTGAGTGTGATTCAATGA
- a CDS encoding SusD/RagB family nutrient-binding outer membrane lipoprotein, with protein sequence MNKLKSSFIIFLTLILGFIVSCKDLDELNINPNGVDPSIADVNFLLPTVQTNIGQTVYNIGFGTFSGIMQHTQQTGWFGGYNNYDWNTLSHSWNGYYSILMNNDEYFKKAVEHNYEFHEGVARIMRAYVFGLITDIWGDAPYKDALKAEQGSDHFMPAFDPQQEIYHGILVDLDTANTLLSKSANEYRNIVAKQDVIYRGDVSKWQKFANSLALRYYMRLQAKEPTFAEEGIKRIASDPDKYPLIRLAGDDANISFPGTSRATSNPLNTVYDLDPAGAYMRVKMGKTLVDAMRDYNDPRLEVWAEKIKIPLRLVSGTGIDRIVDIDDDHQIREVSQDVVTAFETNGMKVDFDPEYAGVTISHPLVQIFNMNNANASQGTVNPYASHLNSRYRQTADPLVLMRLISAAEVNLILAEAAFRGWIAGNPADYYAEGVRESFKAWGVESEFDSYIGNVSYDGLESIIEQKWIAHWTTAHEAWFDWRRTGLPALKTGPAAVRPVLPVRWYYHTSDEIEKNRANAEAAIERLEATPYQGTDQSKNSAWSKMWLLQGTGKPW encoded by the coding sequence ATGAATAAGTTAAAAAGCAGTTTTATCATATTTTTAACGCTGATACTCGGATTTATCGTTTCATGCAAGGATCTGGATGAACTGAATATCAATCCGAACGGTGTTGATCCGTCAATCGCCGATGTAAACTTCCTGTTGCCTACAGTCCAGACGAATATAGGGCAGACCGTTTATAATATTGGCTTTGGCACATTCTCCGGAATTATGCAACATACACAGCAGACAGGCTGGTTCGGCGGATATAATAATTATGATTGGAATACCCTTTCGCATAGCTGGAATGGATATTACAGTATTTTGATGAATAACGATGAGTATTTCAAAAAGGCAGTTGAACATAATTACGAGTTCCACGAGGGAGTAGCCCGGATCATGAGGGCTTATGTTTTCGGCCTGATCACCGATATATGGGGCGATGCACCTTATAAAGACGCTCTCAAGGCCGAACAGGGGTCAGACCATTTTATGCCGGCTTTTGATCCGCAACAGGAGATTTACCATGGTATCCTTGTCGACTTGGACACAGCCAATACGCTCTTGTCGAAAAGTGCGAATGAGTATCGCAACATTGTGGCCAAACAGGATGTGATATACAGGGGCGATGTCTCCAAATGGCAGAAATTTGCGAATTCACTGGCCTTACGGTACTATATGCGATTACAGGCTAAAGAACCTACGTTTGCGGAAGAGGGAATCAAAAGAATTGCGAGTGATCCTGACAAATACCCGTTGATAAGGTTGGCCGGGGATGATGCCAATATCAGTTTTCCCGGTACTTCGAGAGCTACTTCCAACCCATTAAATACCGTGTATGATTTAGATCCGGCGGGTGCTTATATGAGGGTAAAAATGGGAAAAACATTGGTGGATGCCATGAGGGATTATAATGATCCGAGACTTGAGGTATGGGCTGAGAAAATAAAAATTCCGTTAAGATTGGTTTCGGGAACAGGTATAGATCGTATTGTAGATATTGATGATGATCATCAAATTCGTGAAGTGTCACAGGATGTGGTGACCGCTTTTGAGACCAATGGTATGAAGGTTGATTTTGATCCGGAGTATGCAGGAGTGACCATTTCCCATCCGTTGGTACAAATCTTTAATATGAACAATGCCAATGCATCTCAGGGAACCGTGAATCCGTATGCTTCCCATTTAAATAGTAGATATAGACAGACAGCCGATCCCCTTGTCCTGATGAGGTTGATATCAGCTGCAGAGGTCAATCTGATACTTGCCGAAGCTGCATTCAGGGGATGGATTGCCGGCAATCCGGCCGACTATTATGCCGAAGGTGTAAGGGAATCATTTAAAGCATGGGGAGTAGAAAGTGAATTTGACAGTTATATTGGAAATGTATCTTATGATGGACTGGAAAGTATTATTGAACAAAAGTGGATCGCCCATTGGACAACTGCACATGAAGCCTGGTTCGACTGGAGGAGAACCGGTTTACCGGCACTGAAAACAGGCCCGGCAGCTGTACGTCCTGTATTGCCTGTCCGTTGGTATTATCATACCTCCGATGAGATTGAGAAGAACAGAGCCAATGCCGAAGCGGCTATCGAAAGACTGGAAGCGACACCCTACCAGGGTACAGACCAATCTAAAAACAGTGCCTGGTCGAAGATGTGGCTTCTTCAGGGAACAGGTAAACCATGGTAG